Genomic window (Calditerrivibrio sp.):
TTATCCAAAATCGGTTTGTCGTATTCATCGATTAATATTACGACCTTTTGATTGTATTTTTCTGAAGCCTGTTTTATAAGATCTTTGAAAAATAGTGCAATATCATCCCTGTATTTGCATCTAACAGATAGCTTTTCTTCAATGTTTTCAAGAAGTGGTGTAATCATTTTGTTTAATTCTTGAGTATTTCTGGATCCACCAAAGGTTAGTTTGATCACAGGGTATTTCTTTCCCCAGTCCCATTTGTCGTAGATATATAGATTTATAAAGAGCTCTTTGTTTCCTTCAAAGATGTTTCTTAGTGTATCAAGAAAAAGGGATTTACCAAACCTTCTTGGTCTTGATAAAAAAACATATCTGTAGTTGTTTATGAGATCATAAGCTAATGGAGTTTTATCTACATATACATAGTTATCACTTCTTATGTCTGTAAATGTCTGAATACCTATGGGTAGTTTTTTCATAGATGCCTCATTAGTAATTTTACATAATTTATACTAATTTTGCAATAAATTACAATTTTAAAATTTATGATATTGACTATTGAAATATTTTTTTATCAATGATAATTTTTGTTTATTAGTTTGAAAGAGTTATAAAAGAGATATAAATGTGTGGGATTTTTGGTATAAATTATTTTCTTGATGATAGAATCATAAATGAGGTAAAAAGATTCCTTTATCATAGAGGTCCAGATGATAATGGTTTTTATAGAGATGAATATGTGACTTTGGTTCATACGAGATTATCTATTATAGATCTTTCTGTTTCAGCTCATCAACCTATGAGAGTTGGAGATAAGGTAATTGTTTATAACGGAGAAATTTACAACTATATAGAAATCAGAAAGATACTTTTGGATGAAGGCATAAGTTTTACATCTAATTCTGATACAGAGGTGTTGTTAAAGGGTTACATTAGATATGGTGAAAAGATTTTAGATTATTTGAATGGTGACTTTGCTTTTTGTATTTACGATATAAAATCTAAGTTTTTTTTTCTGGCGAGGGATAGATTAGGTAATAAGCCTCTTTATTATTATTTGAAAAATGGGACATTTATTTTTGCCTCGGAAATAAAAGTTTTTGGTGAATTTATTGATTTTGAGTATGATATACAGGCTTTAGGTGATGCAATTTTGTTTAATATAAATGACTATTCTTCTAAAACTATATTCAAGGACATTCTTAATTTTCCACAAGCCCATTATGGTTTTTTGGATACAAATAATCAAAGAATTGTAACTAAAAGATATTGGAATGTAAACATAGACAATGGTGCTGTTCATTCTGAAAAATTTTCCGAAAGAAAATTTAATGATTATTTAGAAGAGTTTGAAAATTTAATCATCAATTCTATAAAATTGAGGTTTAGGTCAGAAGTACCGATAGGTGTATTGTTATCTGGAGGTATAGATAGCACTTTGATTGCTATAATAGTAAAAAAATTATGTTATAATGTGGATTTTTATAGTGCATTGTTTCCTGATTTCAAAGAGATAGATGAAACATGTTATGTGGAAAAAGTATCTGATTTTTTGAATATACTTGTTAATAAGCTTATTGTTCCGTATGAGGATGTAGATGATGATATAAAAGATTTGGTCAAGACACATTTTGATATAATTAGAAATTTTTCCATTTATGCTCAATACTGTGTTTTCAGAGAATTATCGAAAAAAGTCAAAGTTTCTATAAGTGGTCAAGGTTCTGATGAACTTTTTGGAGGGTATTATCATCATGTTGCTCGCTATATAGTAGTTGATGATGAGTTTTTATTGAAAAGAAGGATACTATATGGGGATGGGGTACTAAAAGAAATAGAGCTTGGTATGAGTATGTTAAAGGGTAGAGAATTCTTTTTTGAATACAATCAAAAATTTGTTGCTAAAATTCGAAAGGTAATTAAAGAATATGAACCAAATTATGATATTTTGTTAGAAAAATTTGAGTTCAATTTGGAGAGGGCTTTATATTTTGATACAACTAAATTTATATTGCCTACCTTATTAAGATATGAAGATCGTAACTCAATGCGATTTTCTGTTGAGAGTAGAACGCCTTTTACTGATTATAGAATAGTTGAGTTTGCTCTTAAACTACCACTTGTTTACAAGATGAAAGATGGTTACACTAAGTTTATTTTAAGAAAGCTAATCGAAAAATATGGTTTGAAGGATGTTGCTTTTAGGTTAAATAAAATAGGCTTTGAGGCACCTAACAAAAAAATAATGGAGTGTTTTAATGTACAAGAAGCAGATGATGTAGATATCAGACTATTGATTTTTAAAATTCTTGATGATACAATAAAAAAATTTGCACAAAAAAGGAGATCCCGTTAAATGGCAGAATTTATTTGGTTTGATATTGCTACTCCTAAATATGCAGTTTTTTTCTCAAAGATAATAAAGCTTTTAGAACGAAAAGGTATCAATATAGTAGTTACTTCAAGATATAGCGAAGACTACACTGAGGTTGTTGCCTTGTTAGATCTTTTTGGTATAGAGCATAAGATAATCGGTTCTTACGGTGGGAATACACCATATGGTAAGTTTAAATCGAGATTAGAAAGACAATACGGTTTTTTAGAATTATTTGATAATATAGGTATGCCTTTGTGTTGTTTTTGCGGTTGCGTAGTTGATTCTATACAGTTTAGTTTTGGGGTGGGAATACCGGTGATAAATTTTTCTGATACGCCATCATATGATGTGGTTGGTTACTTTGGTGTTCCGAAAAACTTTACTGCTGTATCTAAATTGACATTGCCAATATCTAACTATATTTTTTATCCATTTGTTTTGCCTAAGGAGATCTATAGAGGAATTGTAGTTGATGAAAATGTTTTGCATTCTTATGATTTCATAGATGTACATCTTTGGATGAATGAAATATATGGAGGAAAAAGAGGTGATGATTTCAGAACAAAATTTGGAATTCCTAAACACAAACCCACAATATTATTACGGGAAGAGGAATATAAGGCAAACTATGTAAAAGAGAAAATAGATATTATTTATAAGGTAATACCTTTTTTAAAAGAATTTGATGTTAACGTTGTGATTATGCCAAGATATGACAAAGAATCGTTAAAGAGCAATTTTGGTGATATAGCTTATGTCCTTGAAGAAAAAGTTTTGCCCCATGAGTTTTATCCTTACGTGGATATGATTATTGGTGGTGGAGGAACAATGAATCTTGAGGCATGTTATTTAGGAATACCAACGATATCCACAAGGTCAATTTGGTTATATCATGATCAATATCTAATTAAAAATAATATCATGTATTGGTCACATGATATTAAAGAGATTTTAAATATTGTCGATAAAAATATTGGTAAAAAATTTGACAACAGAGATTACTTTATAAAAGATCCTAATGCTGTAGAAAAGCTAATTGATGAGATTTTTAAAATAATAGAAGGGATAAGATGTCGTCGTTAAAGGTTGCCATTGTAGGATGTGGAAGAATTGGGTTTAAGCATTGTCAGATAATTTCAAAAGGGATGATAAAAGGTTTAGAGTTGGT
Coding sequences:
- a CDS encoding DUF354 domain-containing protein, which translates into the protein MAEFIWFDIATPKYAVFFSKIIKLLERKGINIVVTSRYSEDYTEVVALLDLFGIEHKIIGSYGGNTPYGKFKSRLERQYGFLELFDNIGMPLCCFCGCVVDSIQFSFGVGIPVINFSDTPSYDVVGYFGVPKNFTAVSKLTLPISNYIFYPFVLPKEIYRGIVVDENVLHSYDFIDVHLWMNEIYGGKRGDDFRTKFGIPKHKPTILLREEEYKANYVKEKIDIIYKVIPFLKEFDVNVVIMPRYDKESLKSNFGDIAYVLEEKVLPHEFYPYVDMIIGGGGTMNLEACYLGIPTISTRSIWLYHDQYLIKNNIMYWSHDIKEILNIVDKNIGKKFDNRDYFIKDPNAVEKLIDEIFKIIEGIRCRR
- a CDS encoding AAA family ATPase; this translates as MKKLPIGIQTFTDIRSDNYVYVDKTPLAYDLINNYRYVFLSRPRRFGKSLFLDTLRNIFEGNKELFINLYIYDKWDWGKKYPVIKLTFGGSRNTQELNKMITPLLENIEEKLSVRCKYRDDIALFFKDLIKQASEKYNQKVVILIDEYDKPILD
- the asnB gene encoding asparagine synthase (glutamine-hydrolyzing), producing the protein MCGIFGINYFLDDRIINEVKRFLYHRGPDDNGFYRDEYVTLVHTRLSIIDLSVSAHQPMRVGDKVIVYNGEIYNYIEIRKILLDEGISFTSNSDTEVLLKGYIRYGEKILDYLNGDFAFCIYDIKSKFFFLARDRLGNKPLYYYLKNGTFIFASEIKVFGEFIDFEYDIQALGDAILFNINDYSSKTIFKDILNFPQAHYGFLDTNNQRIVTKRYWNVNIDNGAVHSEKFSERKFNDYLEEFENLIINSIKLRFRSEVPIGVLLSGGIDSTLIAIIVKKLCYNVDFYSALFPDFKEIDETCYVEKVSDFLNILVNKLIVPYEDVDDDIKDLVKTHFDIIRNFSIYAQYCVFRELSKKVKVSISGQGSDELFGGYYHHVARYIVVDDEFLLKRRILYGDGVLKEIELGMSMLKGREFFFEYNQKFVAKIRKVIKEYEPNYDILLEKFEFNLERALYFDTTKFILPTLLRYEDRNSMRFSVESRTPFTDYRIVEFALKLPLVYKMKDGYTKFILRKLIEKYGLKDVAFRLNKIGFEAPNKKIMECFNVQEADDVDIRLLIFKILDDTIKKFAQKRRSR